The Vannielia litorea genomic interval ACGCACCGGATCGTCAGCCCGAAAACGCTCGGGCGAAAATTGACTTGAACAAAAATCGCTACGGCGCCCACCCTAACGCAAATCACACAAGACACAATTGGGGCGCTTTCGGCTGCGGTGGTGAATTGAGTCGTGGGTGGCGATTTGCGGGTGCGGCACGGCGATGGCCGATTCTGATTCTGCCGGATCCTGCGGCGGTTGCGGTGGGAAACGTGCACGATGGTGTGGAAAGAGTGGAAAACGTTTCTTTGATTCAGTCAAGGGTTTTGGCTGAATTCGCACACCAAATGGTTGAATCGAAAGGAGTGGATTAACGCACTGGCCGTTTTGCTCCTCTAAGGGTTGGTGCGCGGTGCCTTATGGCGAGGCATTTTTGCCCCACGGTGATCTTCGCAAAGATTTGTTAAATAATGGTTTTCAGGTGCCAGGGACGCTTGGTGGCCAACATGCCCGATGTGCTTACATCGGCGCGAAATTCGGCCCCGCTGAAAGCTATAAACACGTGCAGGAACACATGGCTGCGAGCCACTCTTTGGAATGGGACAAATTCGTTGACTCGTCAGGGGGTGCCGCGCAGGATTATTCGGTGAGTTTAACTGACATTGGATTTTCAATTTACTTTGACGATTGCGGGCAGAAAACGAGCTGGTGAGAGCACCGGTACTCAGGTCTGCAAAGGGCTTTTTTGGCGATGGAATCCGGCTCGGAGCCTCTCTCCATCAAAGTCTCTCGCGGGGGCGAGGGGTAGGGATGTTACGTAGTGAGACGATGAAACACCCGGCTGCGGGCGGGTCCGGTCTGAAATGCGCGGCGCGAGCGGTGGTGCTGGGCGTTGCGCTGCTGGCTTTGGGTGCTTGCAAGAGCGACGAAGAAGCCGCGGCCCAGCATATGGAGCGGGCGCAGACATACCTTGCCGAAGGGGATGATGCCCGGGCGCGGGTGGAGTTCATGAACGTGCTCGACCGGGAGCCGAACCGGCTGGACGCAAGGCTGGCGCTAGCGGCCTTGCTGGAGCGCACCGGGGACCGCAATGGCGCGCTGGCCCATCTGAAGCGAGCGGTGGAGCAGGACCCGGAGAACCTGGACGCGCTGCTGGCGCTCTCTGCCGCCAATCTTGAGGACTGGGAGTGGGATGACGCGCGGACCCGCACGGAGCAGGCGGCGCGGATTGCACCGGATGACCCGCGCGTGAAGGCGCGGCAGGCGGTTTTGGCCTATGCCGATGCCGTGGCCAAGGAGCAACCCGAGGTTCGGGAGACGGCCCACGAGCGGCTTAGGGCGCTTCGGGACGGCTCCGAGGACTTGCTGCCGCTGCATCAGGCCATTGTCGACGGGCATGTGCGGGGCGGGCGCCTTGAGGATGCGATCGAGGCGCTGGACTATGGGCTGGGGGTCTACCCGCGGGATATCCAACTGCTGACGACGCGGCTGCAGCTGCTTTACCGGCTCGACAGGAAAGACGAGATCGTTCCGCATTTTGCCCGCATGCTGGAGGTCTACCCTGAGAGTCAGCCGATCCGCGAGATGCTGGTAGACTGGCACCTTGGCCAAGGCGACCTGGACGGGGCCGAGGCGGCGCTGCGCGATTTGCCGGAGGACGCGGACACCGAAGCGCGGCTGCCGCTGGTGAACTTTCTGGCGCAGTATCGCGGCCCGGAGGCGGCGCTGAAGGAGCTGGACAAGCTGTTGGCCGGTGACACGGCGGCGGATGAATACCGGCTGCTGCGGGCGGCGATCCTGTTTGAGAGCGGGCAGGTCGATGTGGCGCTGCAGGAAGTGCGCGAGGTCGCTGCACGTGCCACCGAGACCGGCGAAGATGCAAGCGTGGCGATGTTCCTGATGGCGCAGATCCTCGACGGCACCGGCGCGCGCGGTGAGGCGGAGGAGGTATTGCGGCAGTTGCTGGCGGCCAACCCGCGCCATGTGGAGGCCGGGCAGACGCTGGCGGCATGGCTGCTGGAGCGGGGCCAAGCGAAGGCGGCGCAGCGGGTGCTGGCTGCGGCGCAGGCAGCCCGCCCCGACGACCCGCAGACCCTCTCACTCATCGGGCAGGCCCACGCTGCGACCGGCCAACCGGAACTGGCGCGGCAGATGCAGGCGCGGGCCTTCGAGGCCTCAGGCTATGCGCCCGAGATCGGGTTGCGTTACGCCAAGCTGCTCTCGGAAGCCGGGAACGACGGTGCGGCCATCGAGGTGGTCACGACCGCGCTGACCCGCGCGCCGCGCCACGAGGGGCTGCTGATTTTGCTGGGCGACTACTACCGGGTGACGGCGCAGTGGAGCCTTGCCGAAGGTATCGAGTCACGGCTGCAGGAGCTTGGCACGGTGGCGGCGCTGCTGGCGGCGGATCGCATCCACTTTGACCGGCTGGTGGCGGAGCAGGACCTCGACGTGGCGATGGCTTACCTTGCGGGGCGGTCGGCGGAGGGTGGAGGCTCTGCGGTGACCTATGCCGCGATTGCCCGGGCCAACCTTGCAGTAGGCGAGGCTGAGCGGGCCGAGGCGGTGATCGAGCTTGGGCTGGAGTATTTCCCGGACAACCGCGAACTTCGGGCCGCGGCGGCGGCGCTGGCCACTACCCGGCAGGACTATGACCGCGCGGTCGAGATCTACACGGCGCTGATCGACGATGACCCGCAGGTCGAGCGGCTGTGGCTGGATTTGTTGCGGGTGCATCAGCGCCAGGAGGACGCCGAGGCCGCCGGGGCGATGCTGCGGGCGGCGCTGGAGGCAATTCCGGGGTCTGATCTGCTGCGCTG includes:
- a CDS encoding tetratricopeptide repeat protein is translated as MKHPAAGGSGLKCAARAVVLGVALLALGACKSDEEAAAQHMERAQTYLAEGDDARARVEFMNVLDREPNRLDARLALAALLERTGDRNGALAHLKRAVEQDPENLDALLALSAANLEDWEWDDARTRTEQAARIAPDDPRVKARQAVLAYADAVAKEQPEVRETAHERLRALRDGSEDLLPLHQAIVDGHVRGGRLEDAIEALDYGLGVYPRDIQLLTTRLQLLYRLDRKDEIVPHFARMLEVYPESQPIREMLVDWHLGQGDLDGAEAALRDLPEDADTEARLPLVNFLAQYRGPEAALKELDKLLAGDTAADEYRLLRAAILFESGQVDVALQEVREVAARATETGEDASVAMFLMAQILDGTGARGEAEEVLRQLLAANPRHVEAGQTLAAWLLERGQAKAAQRVLAAAQAARPDDPQTLSLIGQAHAATGQPELARQMQARAFEASGYAPEIGLRYAKLLSEAGNDGAAIEVVTTALTRAPRHEGLLILLGDYYRVTAQWSLAEGIESRLQELGTVAALLAADRIHFDRLVAEQDLDVAMAYLAGRSAEGGGSAVTYAAIARANLAVGEAERAEAVIELGLEYFPDNRELRAAAAALATTRQDYDRAVEIYTALIDDDPQVERLWLDLLRVHQRQEDAEAAGAMLRAALEAIPGSDLLRWELALHYDGRGEADEAIEIYEALLADHPQSAPVRNNLATLLSTARDDAESLERAAELAAPLAGSEVPQFLETYGWIAFRRGDYEAAAPALLTAADALPTDAEAQLHAAEVLVALGRVEEARPRYEAAIALAETVDPALVTAASEGLAALPAMQREGN